In one window of Sphingomonas glaciei DNA:
- the dnaE gene encoding DNA polymerase III subunit alpha — MAFVPLRVLSCFSMLEGAIEPKDLAKTAAKRGFPAVALTDRNGLYAAMAFSDAAMDAGVQPIVGATLGIARPAEWGGAKESVDWLVLLAKDEAGYANLCRLVSKAHMERPDHLTPHVTLDDLAGHSDGLLALTAGGEGAVVRLLADGQAAKARDALQTLARLFPDRLYVEVCRRGDAAEEAAEGALLDLAYAQGLPLVATNPALYAEPHFHAAHDAMLCIANSAYVDEAERPRSSEHAWLKGEAEMAALFDDLPEALSNTLVVARRCAVAAPKRRPILPRMGENEDEALRKAAHAGLELRIADYTEEQKPTYRERLDFELDVIIRMGFAGYFLIVADFIGWAKANDIPVGPGRGSGAGSAVAWALLITDLDPLELGLLFERFLNPERVSMPDFDIDFCETHRDKVIRYVQTKYGRDKVAQIITFGRLKARAVLKDTGRVLQMSYGHVDRLAKLVPNHPTDPWTLERSLNGVSELAAEVKNEPQVKRLFDLAMKLEGLPRHSSTHAAGVVIGDRPLQELVPLHRDPRSDMPVTQFDMKYVEGAGLVKFDFLGLKTLSVLKEGQRLLAKRGIEVDYAKLTWDDPAIYELLQRGDTVGVFQLESDGMRRTLAAVRPTSFGDIIALVSLYRPGPMDNIPLFGDRKNGRQPIEYPHPLLEEVLKETYGIFVYQEQVMQAAQVLAGYSLGEADLLRRAMGKKIKSEMDAQRARFVEGCGRQEIKPGKANELFDLIDKFAGYGFNKSHAAAYALVAYHTAWLKAHHPAEFYAASMSYDLHQTDKLCLFVDDLRRMGQTLLQPDVNASEAAFDVQDGGVRYALGALKGVGEKAMEELVTERTKAPFTSLEDFAARIDPRILNRRQLESLASAGALDSLNPDRASVHAGAETILAHAASAHQEKTSGQGGLFGGGGDDGSADVVPIRLPRDARWTLAERMAGERDAFGFYFSAHPVDQHKHLLAAHKVRQSTDLGQVNIPADGRGAASMAGLVEEARWRTSQKGRRFMMARFSDGGGQFDATVFDDEAAAMVEAAAKAGQCGLLSVELDRRPGEEQPRVTIKRFQPLDELARRSRVELTIRCPDEGALPAVVAELKSLPVGSGIVRLVVGVSEERTAQLLLPGRFAVDAELGARLERFVGEGGVTLAAAEQLRLVG; from the coding sequence ATGGCTTTCGTTCCCCTTCGCGTCCTGTCTTGTTTCTCGATGCTCGAAGGGGCGATCGAGCCCAAAGACCTGGCCAAGACCGCGGCCAAGCGGGGCTTTCCTGCGGTCGCGCTGACCGACCGCAATGGGCTGTATGCGGCCATGGCCTTCAGCGACGCGGCGATGGACGCGGGAGTGCAGCCGATCGTCGGCGCCACCCTCGGGATCGCACGCCCGGCGGAATGGGGCGGGGCCAAGGAGAGCGTCGACTGGCTGGTGCTGCTGGCCAAGGACGAGGCGGGCTATGCCAACCTGTGCCGGCTGGTGAGCAAGGCGCATATGGAGCGCCCCGACCATCTGACGCCGCATGTCACGCTCGATGACCTCGCCGGCCATTCCGACGGCCTGTTAGCGCTGACCGCGGGCGGGGAGGGGGCGGTCGTCCGCCTGCTCGCCGACGGCCAGGCGGCCAAGGCCCGCGATGCCCTCCAGACCCTCGCCCGCCTGTTCCCCGATCGCCTTTATGTCGAGGTCTGCCGCCGCGGCGACGCCGCCGAAGAGGCCGCGGAGGGCGCGCTGCTCGACCTCGCCTATGCGCAGGGCCTGCCACTGGTCGCGACCAATCCGGCGCTCTACGCCGAGCCACATTTCCACGCCGCGCATGACGCCATGCTGTGCATCGCCAACAGCGCGTACGTCGATGAGGCCGAACGCCCCCGTTCGAGCGAACACGCCTGGCTCAAGGGCGAGGCGGAGATGGCGGCGCTGTTCGACGACCTGCCCGAAGCGCTGTCGAACACCTTGGTCGTCGCCCGCCGCTGCGCCGTCGCCGCGCCCAAGCGGCGCCCGATCCTGCCGCGGATGGGGGAAAACGAGGACGAGGCGCTGCGCAAGGCCGCCCACGCCGGGCTCGAGTTGCGCATCGCCGACTATACGGAAGAGCAGAAGCCGACCTATCGCGAGCGGCTCGACTTCGAACTCGATGTCATCATCCGCATGGGGTTCGCCGGCTACTTCCTGATCGTCGCCGACTTCATCGGCTGGGCCAAGGCCAATGACATTCCGGTCGGTCCGGGCCGCGGTTCGGGCGCTGGATCGGCGGTCGCCTGGGCGCTGCTGATCACCGACCTCGACCCGCTTGAACTCGGCCTGCTGTTCGAACGCTTCCTCAACCCCGAACGCGTGTCGATGCCCGACTTCGACATCGACTTCTGCGAAACCCATCGCGACAAGGTCATCCGCTACGTCCAGACCAAGTACGGCCGGGACAAGGTGGCGCAGATCATCACCTTCGGACGATTGAAGGCCCGCGCGGTGCTGAAGGACACCGGGCGCGTCCTGCAGATGAGCTACGGCCATGTCGACCGGCTGGCAAAGCTCGTCCCCAACCACCCGACCGATCCGTGGACGCTGGAGCGATCCCTGAACGGCGTCAGTGAGTTGGCGGCGGAAGTGAAGAACGAGCCGCAGGTGAAGCGGCTATTCGACCTGGCGATGAAGCTGGAGGGTCTGCCGCGCCACAGCTCCACCCACGCCGCCGGCGTGGTGATCGGCGACCGCCCGCTGCAGGAGCTCGTCCCGCTCCACCGCGATCCGCGCTCGGACATGCCGGTCACCCAGTTCGACATGAAATATGTCGAGGGCGCGGGGCTGGTGAAGTTCGACTTCCTCGGCCTCAAGACGCTGTCGGTTCTGAAGGAAGGCCAGCGCTTGCTCGCCAAGCGCGGGATCGAAGTCGATTACGCCAAGCTCACGTGGGACGATCCCGCCATCTACGAGTTGCTGCAGCGGGGCGATACGGTGGGGGTGTTCCAGTTGGAATCCGACGGGATGCGGCGGACGCTGGCGGCGGTGCGGCCGACTAGCTTCGGCGACATCATCGCGCTGGTCTCGCTCTATCGGCCCGGCCCGATGGATAATATTCCGCTGTTCGGCGATCGCAAGAATGGCCGCCAACCGATTGAATATCCTCACCCCCTGCTCGAAGAGGTGCTAAAGGAAACCTACGGCATCTTCGTCTACCAGGAACAGGTGATGCAGGCCGCGCAGGTGCTGGCCGGTTACAGCCTTGGTGAAGCCGACCTGCTGCGCCGCGCGATGGGCAAGAAGATCAAGAGTGAGATGGACGCCCAGCGCGCCCGCTTCGTCGAGGGTTGCGGTCGGCAGGAGATCAAGCCGGGCAAGGCCAACGAGTTGTTCGACTTGATCGACAAGTTCGCCGGCTACGGCTTCAACAAGAGCCACGCCGCCGCCTACGCCCTCGTCGCCTATCACACCGCCTGGCTGAAGGCGCACCACCCGGCCGAATTCTACGCCGCTTCGATGAGCTACGACCTCCACCAGACGGACAAGCTCTGCCTGTTCGTCGACGACCTTCGCCGCATGGGTCAGACCCTGCTCCAGCCCGACGTCAATGCCAGCGAGGCAGCATTTGACGTGCAGGACGGCGGGGTCCGCTATGCCTTGGGCGCGCTCAAGGGCGTGGGCGAAAAGGCGATGGAGGAGCTGGTCACCGAGCGCACAAAGGCGCCCTTCACCAGCCTGGAGGATTTTGCCGCCCGGATCGATCCCCGGATCCTCAATCGCCGCCAGCTCGAAAGCCTGGCCTCCGCCGGGGCGCTCGACAGCCTCAATCCCGACCGCGCTTCGGTGCATGCCGGGGCCGAGACGATCCTCGCCCATGCCGCCAGCGCGCATCAGGAGAAGACCAGCGGGCAGGGAGGCCTGTTCGGCGGCGGGGGCGACGATGGCTCTGCCGATGTCGTGCCGATCCGCCTGCCGCGCGACGCGCGCTGGACCCTGGCCGAGCGGATGGCGGGCGAGCGCGACGCCTTCGGCTTCTATTTCTCCGCCCATCCGGTCGACCAGCACAAACACCTGCTGGCCGCGCACAAGGTCCGGCAATCGACCGACCTCGGGCAGGTCAATATTCCCGCCGACGGACGCGGCGCCGCGAGCATGGCGGGCCTGGTCGAGGAAGCGCGCTGGCGCACTTCGCAGAAGGGGCGTCGCTTCATGATGGCCCGCTTCAGCGACGGCGGCGGGCAGTTCGACGCCACGGTGTTCGACGACGAAGCAGCCGCGATGGTCGAGGCGGCGGCCAAGGCCGGGCAGTGCGGTCTGCTTTCGGTCGAACTCGACCGCCGTCCGGGCGAGGAACAGCCGCGGGTGACCATCAAGCGCTTCCAGCCGCTCGACGAACTGGCCCGCCGTAGCCGGGTCGAGCTGACCATTCGCTGCCCGGACGAAGGCGCTCTGCCCGCCGTGGTGGCTGAGCTCAAATCCCTGCCGGTCGGCAGCGGGATCGTCCGGCTGGTGGTCGGGGTCAGCGAAGAGCGGACCGCGCAATTGCTGCTGCCCGGCCGCTTCGCCGTCGATGCCGAACTGGGGGCCCGGCTCGAGCGCTTCGTCGGTGAGGGCGGCGTAACCCTCGCGGCAGCAGAGCAACTACGGCTGGTTGGTTAG
- a CDS encoding hemerythrin domain-containing protein, with product MATRNDSRERNRSTTKKNTNNRNGERSAFSFGDSDSGALPLLGALAAGAAIGIGANWARKFLQQTSESMMAGNEWDSILALEHKATLAKFDLLLATEDSDTGKRAALVKTIHYALNKHAHQEEQVVYPALRQANETVDADHLEHEHGYVKTYLYRLENMEKDSPEFLPTVREFRDLIEQHARMEEEQVYPRFKNSLSEEQNAKITSLMNKEGMKMN from the coding sequence ATGGCAACGCGTAACGACAGCCGTGAGCGCAACCGCTCGACAACCAAGAAGAACACCAACAACCGCAACGGCGAGCGCAGCGCGTTCAGCTTCGGCGATAGCGACAGCGGAGCGCTTCCGCTGCTAGGCGCGCTGGCGGCCGGCGCCGCGATCGGCATCGGTGCCAATTGGGCCCGCAAGTTTCTCCAGCAGACGTCCGAATCGATGATGGCGGGCAACGAATGGGACTCGATCCTGGCGCTCGAGCACAAGGCGACGCTGGCAAAGTTCGACCTGCTGCTGGCGACCGAGGACAGTGACACCGGCAAGCGCGCCGCGTTGGTCAAGACCATCCACTATGCGCTGAACAAGCATGCCCACCAGGAAGAGCAAGTCGTTTACCCGGCGCTCCGCCAGGCCAACGAAACGGTCGACGCCGACCACCTCGAACATGAGCATGGCTATGTGAAGACCTACCTGTATCGCCTTGAAAACATGGAAAAGGACAGCCCCGAGTTTCTTCCCACCGTGCGCGAATTCCGTGACCTGATCGAGCAGCATGCGCGGATGGAAGAAGAGCAGGTCTATCCGCGCTTCAAGAACTCGCTGAGCGAGGAGCAGAACGCCAAGATCACCAGCCTGATGAACAAGGAAGGCATGAAGATGAACTGA
- a CDS encoding host attachment family protein, which produces MPIPNRALVLVVDGRKMLFFRNHGDTNQIDLRTEAHEERDDANHDGDLKTDAPGTSHSSVGTARSSMEETDFKQQEEDAWVKDVAEKLRLRALRGDFEHLCIVAPPKALGVLRKALHKEVEKRVVCTINKEMSGRPIPEIEALIVSHTKAEEPADV; this is translated from the coding sequence ATGCCCATTCCCAATCGTGCGCTCGTGTTGGTGGTCGACGGCCGCAAGATGCTGTTCTTCCGCAACCATGGCGATACGAACCAGATCGACCTGCGAACCGAAGCGCATGAAGAGCGCGACGACGCCAATCACGACGGCGATCTGAAGACCGATGCCCCCGGCACGTCGCACAGCAGCGTCGGGACGGCCCGGTCGAGCATGGAAGAAACCGACTTCAAGCAGCAGGAAGAAGACGCCTGGGTCAAGGACGTGGCCGAGAAGCTGAGGCTGCGCGCGCTTCGCGGCGACTTCGAGCATCTGTGCATCGTTGCTCCGCCCAAGGCGCTCGGCGTGCTCCGCAAGGCTCTCCACAAGGAAGTCGAGAAGCGCGTCGTGTGCACGATTAACAAGGAGATGAGCGGCCGTCCGATCCCCGAGATCGAGGCGCTGATCGTCAGCCACACCAAGGCGGAAGAACCCGCCGACGTATAA
- the gyrA gene encoding DNA gyrase subunit A: MKTSYLDYAMSVIVSRALPDVRDGLKPVHRRILYSASENGFVYNRPYRKSARIVGDVIGKYHPHGDTAIYDALARMTQDWSMRVPLIDGQGNFGSMDPDPPAAMRYTEARLAKVAGFLLDDLDKDTVNFQPNYDASEREPQVLPARFPNLLVNGAGGIAVGMATNIPPHNLGEVINACRAYIDDPAVTSEQLMEHVKGPDFPTGAIILGTAGIRSAYTAGRGSVVVRSRYKIEEGRGDRKSIVLTEIPYQQGKNALVEKIAEAAKEKRIEGVSDIRDESNREGVRVVIELKRDATPEVVLNQLWRHTPAQGSFPCNMLAIRGGRPETLALRDIIESFIKFREEVITRRSKFELMKARDRAHILLGLVVAVTNLDEVVRIIRGSASPAEAREALLSREWPGDEIRPYIRLVEAVEAHAVGADYRLSETQVKAILDLRLHRLTALGRDEIGNELEGLATIITDLLEILGNRARLYEVMREELDEVDREFSTPRKTELAAAFDGIDDEDLIEREDMVVTVTMTGYIKRTALSVFREQKRGGKGRSGIATKDEDAVTNLFVTSTHNPVLFFSNLGRVYRMKVWRLPEGGPTAKGRPMINLLPLQAGEVITTVLPLPEDEESWGALHLMFATAHGAVRRNSMDAFKNIPTAGKIAMKFGIADEGEEEDATDRLIGVALCSEGDDVLLATRNGKAIRFMSTAIREFQSRSSTGVRGVRLLGDDEVMSMSILRRVGTEAEEREAYLRSPKWRDNSSAEGLDEERYNFIADNEQFILTVTENGFGKRTSAYEYRRTGRGGQGITNIDTSERNGRVVASFPVKPGEQIMLATDQGKMIRTTVGSIRIAGRNTQGVMIFRVGSSEHVVSVAKIDEEDEVEVEAIVDGEVAPDDGANTAEQELDKPVDPGVNEE, encoded by the coding sequence ATGAAGACCAGCTACCTCGATTATGCGATGAGCGTCATCGTCAGCCGCGCGCTGCCCGATGTGCGCGACGGTTTGAAGCCGGTTCACCGCCGCATCCTTTATTCGGCCAGCGAGAACGGGTTCGTCTATAACCGGCCCTACCGTAAGTCGGCCCGCATCGTCGGCGACGTGATCGGTAAGTACCACCCGCACGGCGACACCGCGATCTACGATGCGCTGGCGCGGATGACTCAGGACTGGTCGATGCGGGTGCCGCTGATCGACGGCCAGGGCAACTTCGGCTCGATGGATCCCGACCCGCCCGCCGCCATGCGTTACACCGAGGCGCGGCTGGCCAAGGTCGCGGGCTTCCTGCTCGACGACCTCGACAAGGACACGGTCAACTTCCAGCCCAATTACGATGCGTCCGAGCGCGAGCCGCAGGTTCTTCCAGCGCGCTTCCCCAACCTGCTGGTCAACGGCGCCGGCGGAATCGCGGTCGGCATGGCGACCAACATTCCGCCGCATAACCTCGGCGAAGTGATCAACGCCTGCCGCGCCTACATCGACGATCCGGCGGTGACGTCCGAACAGTTGATGGAGCATGTGAAAGGGCCGGACTTCCCGACCGGCGCCATCATTCTCGGCACCGCCGGGATCCGCTCGGCCTACACCGCCGGGCGCGGTTCGGTCGTGGTGCGCTCGCGCTACAAGATCGAGGAAGGCCGCGGCGACCGCAAGTCGATCGTCCTCACCGAAATCCCCTACCAGCAGGGCAAGAATGCGCTGGTTGAGAAGATCGCCGAGGCCGCCAAGGAAAAGCGGATCGAGGGCGTGTCCGACATCCGCGACGAATCGAACCGTGAAGGCGTCCGGGTCGTCATCGAGCTGAAGCGCGACGCCACCCCCGAGGTGGTGCTGAACCAACTGTGGCGGCACACCCCGGCGCAGGGCTCCTTCCCCTGCAACATGCTGGCGATCCGCGGCGGCCGGCCCGAAACGCTGGCGCTGCGCGACATCATCGAGAGCTTCATCAAGTTCCGCGAGGAGGTCATCACCCGTCGTTCCAAGTTCGAGCTGATGAAGGCCCGCGACCGGGCCCACATCCTGCTCGGCCTGGTTGTTGCGGTGACTAATCTCGACGAAGTGGTGCGAATCATCCGCGGCTCCGCTTCGCCTGCCGAGGCGCGCGAGGCCTTGCTGTCGCGAGAGTGGCCGGGCGACGAGATCCGCCCCTACATCCGGCTGGTCGAAGCGGTCGAGGCCCATGCCGTCGGCGCCGACTACCGGCTCAGCGAGACGCAGGTGAAGGCGATCCTCGACCTGCGGCTGCACCGCCTTACCGCGCTCGGGCGCGACGAGATCGGCAACGAGCTCGAGGGCCTTGCGACCATCATCACCGACCTGCTCGAGATCCTCGGCAACCGCGCTCGACTGTACGAAGTGATGCGCGAGGAGCTGGACGAGGTCGACCGCGAATTCTCGACCCCACGCAAGACCGAGCTTGCGGCGGCGTTCGACGGGATCGACGATGAAGACCTGATCGAGCGCGAGGACATGGTCGTGACGGTGACCATGACCGGCTACATCAAGCGCACCGCTTTGTCGGTGTTCCGCGAACAGAAGCGCGGCGGCAAGGGCCGCTCGGGCATCGCCACCAAGGACGAGGATGCGGTCACCAACCTCTTCGTCACCTCGACCCACAATCCGGTGCTGTTCTTCTCCAACCTCGGCCGGGTCTACCGGATGAAGGTGTGGCGCCTGCCCGAAGGCGGTCCGACCGCCAAGGGCCGGCCGATGATCAACCTCCTGCCTCTACAGGCGGGTGAAGTCATCACCACCGTGCTGCCGCTGCCCGAGGACGAGGAAAGCTGGGGCGCGCTGCACCTGATGTTCGCCACCGCCCACGGCGCGGTCCGGCGCAACAGCATGGACGCGTTCAAGAACATCCCCACCGCCGGCAAGATCGCGATGAAGTTCGGAATCGCCGATGAAGGCGAGGAAGAGGATGCCACCGACCGCCTGATCGGCGTGGCCTTGTGCAGCGAGGGCGACGACGTCCTGCTTGCCACCCGCAACGGCAAGGCGATCCGTTTCATGTCGACCGCAATCCGCGAGTTCCAGTCGCGCAGTTCGACCGGCGTGCGCGGCGTGCGGCTGCTCGGCGACGACGAGGTCATGTCGATGTCGATCCTGCGCCGCGTCGGCACGGAGGCGGAGGAGCGCGAGGCCTATCTGCGCAGTCCCAAGTGGCGCGACAACAGCTCCGCCGAGGGTCTCGACGAGGAGCGCTACAACTTCATCGCCGACAATGAGCAGTTCATTCTGACCGTTACCGAAAACGGGTTCGGCAAGCGCACCAGCGCCTACGAATATCGCCGCACGGGCCGCGGCGGCCAGGGTATCACCAACATCGATACGTCGGAACGCAATGGCCGGGTGGTCGCGAGCTTCCCGGTCAAGCCGGGCGAGCAGATCATGCTGGCGACCGACCAGGGCAAGATGATCCGCACCACGGTGGGTTCGATCCGGATTGCTGGGCGCAACACCCAGGGCGTCATGATCTTCCGCGTCGGATCGTCCGAGCATGTCGTTTCCGTCGCCAAGATCGACGAGGAGGACGAAGTCGAGGTCGAGGCGATCGTCGACGGCGAGGTCGCGCCGGACGACGGCGCCAACACCGCTGAGCAGGAACTCGACAAACCGGTGGATCCGGGCGTCAACGAGGAGTGA
- a CDS encoding YaaA family protein, with product MIILLSPAKTLDFATPFTEEATPPRFEREAASIARAAAKLSPADLSGLMHISDKLADLNATRFRGFRKAEQRPAIRAFAGDVYRGFDAASADEETIGFAQDHLRILSGLYGVLRPLDAMRPYRLEMGTGWSPSGGKLVEHWGRKVARAMLSDLKSDGSGLLMNLASNEYFAVVQPFLPRKGVTLVSPDFRVRTAKGLQFQSFTAKIARGTMARWLCEERVADLEAVKGFDRDGWTYDADGGTAARPLFVRD from the coding sequence GTGATCATTCTTCTTTCCCCAGCCAAGACCCTCGATTTCGCCACTCCCTTCACGGAAGAGGCGACCCCGCCGCGCTTCGAGCGTGAGGCCGCCAGCATCGCCCGTGCGGCGGCGAAGCTCAGCCCAGCCGACCTGTCGGGACTGATGCACATCTCCGATAAATTAGCCGACCTGAATGCGACGCGCTTTCGCGGTTTCCGCAAGGCCGAGCAGCGGCCCGCCATCCGGGCCTTCGCCGGGGACGTCTATCGCGGCTTCGATGCGGCCAGCGCGGACGAGGAGACGATCGGCTTCGCCCAGGACCACCTGCGGATCCTGTCGGGGCTGTACGGCGTACTGCGCCCACTCGACGCGATGCGGCCCTACCGGCTGGAAATGGGGACCGGGTGGAGCCCTAGCGGCGGCAAGCTGGTCGAGCATTGGGGGCGCAAGGTCGCTCGGGCGATGCTGAGCGATCTCAAATCCGACGGCTCGGGCCTGCTGATGAACCTTGCCAGCAACGAATATTTCGCGGTGGTGCAGCCGTTCTTGCCGAGGAAGGGCGTGACCCTGGTCAGTCCGGACTTTCGAGTTCGAACGGCCAAAGGTCTGCAGTTTCAGAGCTTCACCGCCAAGATCGCGCGCGGCACCATGGCGCGCTGGTTGTGCGAGGAGCGGGTCGCGGATCTCGAAGCGGTGAAGGGCTTCGATCGCGATGGTTGGACCTATGATGCCGACGGCGGCACCGCGGCGCGTCCGCTGTTCGTCCGCGACTAG
- a CDS encoding tetratricopeptide repeat protein: MSIRAKALLAAFLVTAAAPVPALAQAAPASSIPAPSKEARPALAALQKAVNENKTAEIPALSQAALAAAKTPADRYYAYQLQLKPAVASKNDDQLLAVLEGMLGTGLAQGADLANLSFNAAKINYNKGAADAAASAKAATQIEQALAADPNKSDYYLVLGELRNRQKRPAEAVAALQKAMALDQAAGKPVDQKVSDRALAFAYNARLPVARDLAVANLKAAPNPKNWRAAIKITEQVGNLPATDKVDLFRLQRATSSFEGEADYYPYVDVLMTRGLPGEAKAVLDEAFAAGKLDKNKPMWRDLYSSAVTRSAGDKSAPNGDVYLGRGDYAKAAAAYRADVAKGGAGADLANLRLGIALARSGDKAGATAALSAVKGTRSNIAQLWMMYLERSA, from the coding sequence ATGTCGATCAGGGCCAAAGCTTTGCTTGCCGCCTTCCTCGTCACCGCAGCTGCGCCGGTGCCTGCCCTTGCACAGGCAGCGCCTGCCTCAAGCATTCCAGCCCCGTCGAAGGAAGCCCGACCAGCGCTTGCCGCGCTGCAGAAGGCGGTAAACGAGAATAAGACCGCGGAGATTCCGGCCCTGTCGCAAGCCGCGCTTGCCGCCGCCAAGACGCCGGCGGACCGCTATTATGCCTACCAGCTCCAGCTGAAGCCCGCCGTGGCATCCAAGAACGATGACCAGTTGCTCGCCGTGCTCGAAGGCATGCTCGGCACCGGTCTCGCGCAGGGAGCCGACCTTGCAAACCTGTCGTTCAATGCCGCCAAGATCAATTACAACAAGGGTGCGGCCGACGCCGCGGCATCGGCCAAGGCGGCAACCCAGATCGAACAGGCGCTTGCGGCCGATCCGAACAAGAGCGACTATTACCTGGTCCTCGGCGAACTTCGTAACCGCCAGAAGCGTCCTGCCGAAGCGGTCGCGGCCCTGCAGAAGGCGATGGCCCTCGATCAGGCGGCGGGCAAGCCCGTCGACCAGAAGGTCTCCGATCGCGCCCTGGCCTTTGCGTACAATGCTCGTCTGCCGGTCGCCCGCGATCTTGCCGTGGCGAACCTCAAGGCAGCGCCCAACCCGAAGAACTGGCGCGCCGCGATAAAGATCACCGAGCAGGTCGGCAATCTGCCCGCGACCGACAAGGTCGACCTGTTCCGCCTCCAGCGCGCGACATCCAGCTTCGAGGGCGAGGCTGATTATTACCCCTATGTCGATGTGCTGATGACCCGCGGTCTTCCCGGCGAAGCCAAGGCCGTGCTCGACGAGGCGTTCGCGGCTGGCAAGCTGGACAAGAACAAGCCGATGTGGCGCGACCTTTACAGTAGCGCGGTGACGCGCAGCGCGGGTGACAAGAGCGCCCCCAACGGCGACGTCTACCTCGGTCGTGGCGACTATGCGAAGGCGGCTGCCGCATATCGTGCGGATGTGGCGAAGGGCGGCGCTGGAGCCGATCTCGCCAACCTCCGACTCGGCATCGCCCTGGCGCGCAGCGGGGACAAGGCCGGGGCCACCGCCGCCCTCAGCGCCGTCAAGGGCACCCGCAGCAACATCGCCCAGCTGTGGATGATGTACCTCGAGCGGTCGGCCTGA
- a CDS encoding methyl-accepting chemotaxis protein, whose product MATAGLEQVTEDAIRTVARSCGSLSIECSDVAGYVSDVSKSIGAHLKTLDGLEEVTTRLLADQARVSDSTDEARLLSEQAKAKLEAGREAIEQTIAGFKGLTELVVELGDRMAGFASAMHQVQSVSSTIEGIARKTNMLALNATIEAARAGDAGRSFAVVAAEVKKLAHDTRAATSQIGLTISELTREAGAVTSEIKTGVERSRAAQKGFGQIHETVREVSEIVGMVDRQTEGIAHSTSLIQNSVDRVKASLTDFAEDARENGGALGVAQQRLAKLEMLSATMLDTLANSGAEIDDTPMIILAQDAMRAIAEAAERGVREGAITMEQIFDRQYVPIPGRNPVQYDNQFCDFADQHIRPLLDRYKLKDARILGSAITNVDGFLPTHLSERCNVPGPDPVWNDANCRNRRIFMDEQTRAAIESDKPAMLMTYRMELGDKSYPVKNVFVPLFVNGRRWGNFELAYREE is encoded by the coding sequence ATGGCTACCGCCGGTCTTGAACAGGTTACCGAAGACGCGATCCGTACCGTGGCCCGCAGTTGCGGATCGCTGTCGATCGAATGTTCGGACGTCGCCGGTTACGTCAGCGACGTGTCCAAGAGCATCGGCGCGCACCTGAAGACGCTCGACGGGCTGGAGGAAGTCACTACCCGCCTGCTCGCCGACCAGGCCCGGGTGTCGGACTCGACCGACGAAGCACGGCTGCTGTCCGAGCAGGCCAAGGCCAAGCTGGAAGCCGGGCGCGAGGCGATCGAGCAGACCATCGCGGGCTTCAAGGGCCTGACCGAACTGGTGGTCGAGCTTGGCGACCGCATGGCGGGCTTCGCCTCGGCCATGCACCAGGTCCAGAGCGTTTCCTCGACCATCGAGGGGATTGCCCGCAAGACCAACATGCTGGCGCTCAACGCGACCATCGAGGCGGCGCGGGCAGGAGACGCCGGGCGTAGCTTCGCAGTGGTCGCGGCCGAGGTGAAGAAGCTTGCCCACGACACTCGCGCGGCGACCAGCCAGATCGGCCTCACCATCAGCGAACTGACCCGCGAGGCGGGCGCCGTCACCAGCGAGATCAAGACCGGCGTCGAACGCAGCCGCGCCGCGCAGAAGGGCTTCGGCCAGATCCACGAGACGGTCCGCGAAGTCAGCGAGATCGTCGGCATGGTCGATCGCCAGACCGAGGGCATCGCCCATTCGACCAGCCTGATCCAGAACAGCGTCGACCGGGTGAAGGCGAGCCTTACCGACTTCGCCGAGGATGCCCGCGAGAATGGCGGCGCGCTCGGCGTTGCCCAGCAGCGCCTTGCCAAGCTTGAGATGCTCTCGGCCACCATGCTTGACACACTCGCCAATTCGGGTGCCGAGATCGACGACACGCCGATGATCATCCTCGCCCAGGACGCGATGCGAGCGATCGCCGAAGCCGCCGAGCGCGGGGTGCGCGAAGGGGCGATCACCATGGAGCAGATCTTCGATCGCCAGTATGTGCCGATCCCCGGCCGCAACCCGGTCCAGTACGACAACCAGTTCTGTGACTTCGCCGACCAGCACATCCGCCCGCTGCTCGACCGCTACAAGCTGAAGGACGCGCGCATCCTGGGCTCGGCCATCACCAACGTCGACGGCTTCCTGCCCACTCACCTGTCCGAGCGGTGCAACGTGCCCGGTCCCGACCCGGTGTGGAATGACGCCAATTGCCGCAACCGCCGCATTTTCATGGATGAACAGACCCGCGCCGCGATCGAAAGCGACAAGCCGGCGATGCTGATGACCTACCGAATGGAGCTTGGCGACAAATCCTATCCGGTGAAGAACGTCTTCGTGCCCTTGTTCGTCAACGGCCGTCGGTGGGGCAATTTCGAACTCGCCTATCGCGAGGAGTGA